The DNA segment CGAGTTTACGGGAAGGGTGTGCCCGGCTCCGTGCGAAGGGTCCTGCGTGCTCGGGATCATTGAGCCGCCAGTGGCAATAAAAAGCATAGAAAAGGCTATCATTGACCGGGGATTTGAAGAAGGGTGGGTTGTGCCCGAGCCGCCCGATCAGCGCACCGATAAGAAGATAGCAATCGTCGGTTCCGGTCCGGCCGGACTCGCTGCTGCCGCACAGCTGAACAAAGTTGGTCACAATGTTACGGTCTATGAGCGTGCCGATCGCATCGGAGGACTGCTTACCTATGGAATCCCCAACATGAAGCTTGAAAAGGGGATCGTCAAGCGGCGTGTCGACATTCTGGAGCAGGAAGGAATTGAATTTGTGACAAGTACAGAAATTGGCAAGGATATCCCGGCGGATGAACTCAAATCCCGGTTCGACGCAGTGATACTGGCCGGCGGTGCCACCCGTCCGCGTGATCTTCCGATCGACGGCCGGGACTCGAAAGGCATCCATTTTGCCATGGATTATCTGCATGCGGATACCAAGAGTCTGCTCGATTCAGGGCACGAAGACGGAAACTACATTTCAGCAAAAGACAAGAATGTAATTGTCATCGGGGGAGGAGACACCGGAACCGATTGTGTCGGAACAGCATTGCGCCAGCAGTGCAAGAGTGTGACACAATTTGAAATTATGCCACAGCCTCCTGAAGACCGTGCGGATCACAATCCGTGGCCGCGCTGGCCCAATATTTACAGACTCGATTATGGTCAGGAAGAGGCCAAAAAGAAGTTTGGTGATGATCCGCGCCAATATGAGATAATGACCAAAAAGTTTACCACTGACGGACAGGGAAATGTAAAGGAGCTGCACACGGTTCAGATCACCTGGGAGAAAGGCAACAACGGCAGGATGGCGCCTAAAGAGATCCCCGGAACCGGGAAGGTCTGGAAAGCCGACCTTGTACTGCTGTCCATGGGATTTCTTGGTCCGGAAAACCCTGTACTTGAACAACTCGGCGTAGAGCAGGATGAGCGCTCAAATGCAAAAGCGGAGCATGAGGTGTACACGACCAATGTGGATGGCGTCTTTGCCGCAGGTGATATGCGTCGCGGGCAGAGTCTGATAGTATGGGCCATTAATGAAGGCCGCGGTGTTGCAAGAGAGTGCGACCGCTGGCTGATGGGAAGTACCGAGCTTCCCTGACAGAAACCCTCCTGGTTTTGGTTTTATTCAGGATTCAATACTTTTAGATAGCATTGATGTGCATCTGAAAGGTTGAATTATGTAATAGAGTTGTACACTATATAAAGAACTAAAGAGGTGATATTATTATGAAAGTGGCAGTATTAGGCGCTCATGGCCAAATCGCCATGTTGCTGCACCCTATACTTCGCAGCAATGGCAACCAGATAACCGGCCTCATCCGCAACCCGGATCATGCTGCCGAAGTTGAGCGGGCTGGGGCAAAGCCTGTGGTTTGCGACGTAGAAGCTGAGGAGGACATTTCACCGGCTGTAGGTGATGCGGACGCCGTGATATTTGCGGCCGGTGCCGGACCGGGAAGCGGAGCTGAGAGAAAGTGGAGTGTTGACCGTGACGGTGCCCTGAAACTCATTGAAGCGGCGAAAAAAAAGGGCATCAGGCGCTATGTCATGATAAGTGCCATGAAGGCCGAAGAGCCACGCGGCAACGAAGTGTTTCAGGCATACCTGGAAGCCAAATCCCAGGCTGACAAAGCCCTGCGTGAAAGCGGACTTGATTATACGATTATCAGACCCGGAAGACTTACTGACGATCTTCCTGCCGGTCGTGTCACGCTTGGCCCCGATCTTGAGTCGGGCGAGATTCCACGTGCTGATGTGGCCACAGTGGTTGCCGAGGTTCTTGAAAATCAAGGAACCATCGGACACCAATGGGATGTCGTTTCCGGTGATATCCCTGTCGAAAACGCAATAAAGCGTCTTGTCTGATTTTTAGCTATTTTGCTGCAGCATTTGAAATAGTTGCATACAAATCCGGACTAAATCTTACATATAATGCAGGGACATTTTACCATTGGCATGATAATGGCTGTTACGCTGGCACTGTTTTCAGCATGCACCACTGAAGATCCTGACGCAAACCGGCATCACACGGGGTCGGAAGATCAGCAAACCGGCGCGGTAGCTGTTGGTGCGGAACGTCTGCTCAATGATTATTTTGACCTGATAGAAAACCAGCGTCTCGGAATCATCACCAACCACAGCGCTGTAGTCGGTGAACAGCACATTGTTGATCTGCTCCATGAAAAGGATGATGTTGAAGTAACGGCTTTATTCGGACCCGAACACGGAATCCGCGGTACGGCAGATGCCGGCGAGCCTGTTGATGATGACATTGATGAAGAAACAGGAATTCCTGTTTACAGCCTTTATGGTGAAACCCGCCGGCCGACACCCGAAATGCTGGAAGACGTCGATGTTCTTGTATTTGATATCCAGGATGTGGGTACCCGGTTTTACACCTATCCGGCGACCATGGGGCGTGCCATGCGGTCAGCAGTTGAAGCGGGAATTCCGTATCTGGTTCTCGACCGCCCGAATCCCATAGGAGGAACCAGAATTGAAGGCCATATCAGAAAAGACGAGTTTACCTCCGGAATCGGACTCTATCCCACACCCGTGACACACGGGATGACCGTCGGAGAACTCGCACTGATGATCCACGATCAGGGATGGCATGACGATATCGAAGATCTGGATCTGCATGTTATTGAGCTGAACGGGTGGAACCGGGATATGCTTTGGGATGATACCGGGCTGGAGTGGATTCCGCCCAGTCCTAATATTCCCGATTTTGAAACAGCTGTCATATACCCCGGTACATGCTTGT comes from the Natronogracilivirga saccharolytica genome and includes:
- a CDS encoding glutamate synthase subunit beta, yielding MGKPTGFLEFERKEAPGKKPEDRIHSWDEFSEPFGEQELREQGARCMDCGIPFCQTGNDPAKGSMGCPVYNLIPEWNDLVYRGKWKEALHRLHKTNNFPEFTGRVCPAPCEGSCVLGIIEPPVAIKSIEKAIIDRGFEEGWVVPEPPDQRTDKKIAIVGSGPAGLAAAAQLNKVGHNVTVYERADRIGGLLTYGIPNMKLEKGIVKRRVDILEQEGIEFVTSTEIGKDIPADELKSRFDAVILAGGATRPRDLPIDGRDSKGIHFAMDYLHADTKSLLDSGHEDGNYISAKDKNVIVIGGGDTGTDCVGTALRQQCKSVTQFEIMPQPPEDRADHNPWPRWPNIYRLDYGQEEAKKKFGDDPRQYEIMTKKFTTDGQGNVKELHTVQITWEKGNNGRMAPKEIPGTGKVWKADLVLLSMGFLGPENPVLEQLGVEQDERSNAKAEHEVYTTNVDGVFAAGDMRRGQSLIVWAINEGRGVARECDRWLMGSTELP
- a CDS encoding SDR family oxidoreductase, whose product is MKVAVLGAHGQIAMLLHPILRSNGNQITGLIRNPDHAAEVERAGAKPVVCDVEAEEDISPAVGDADAVIFAAGAGPGSGAERKWSVDRDGALKLIEAAKKKGIRRYVMISAMKAEEPRGNEVFQAYLEAKSQADKALRESGLDYTIIRPGRLTDDLPAGRVTLGPDLESGEIPRADVATVVAEVLENQGTIGHQWDVVSGDIPVENAIKRLV
- a CDS encoding exo-beta-N-acetylmuramidase NamZ domain-containing protein, with the protein product MQGHFTIGMIMAVTLALFSACTTEDPDANRHHTGSEDQQTGAVAVGAERLLNDYFDLIENQRLGIITNHSAVVGEQHIVDLLHEKDDVEVTALFGPEHGIRGTADAGEPVDDDIDEETGIPVYSLYGETRRPTPEMLEDVDVLVFDIQDVGTRFYTYPATMGRAMRSAVEAGIPYLVLDRPNPIGGTRIEGHIRKDEFTSGIGLYPTPVTHGMTVGELALMIHDQGWHDDIEDLDLHVIELNGWNRDMLWDDTGLEWIPPSPNIPDFETAVIYPGTCLFEGTPASEGRGTYEPFLKVGSPHVDAEKVADELNRRSQSPESGTGYDNEEPDRHRESYLSGLNFHPVTFTPESIPGMSREPKLEGEDVHGVRIEVTGYDAVWPVAAGIHILQVFYDLLPEEHKEEFFHPRGMPVRAGNEFVQEMIREGVPADEIIESWNEDVAEFSEMRRPYLLYD